A window from Streptomyces sp. NBC_00335 encodes these proteins:
- a CDS encoding alpha-mannosidase — translation MHDDRSITEHRLRRVLKERIKPAVHSRSVPLTVERWEAPGEPVPVAEGLAASYEPCAIGDLWGPAWGTTWFKVTGTVPADWAGRTVEAVLDLGFDRMMPGFQCEGLVHRADGGEVKALNPYNDWVRVADRAAGDESIEWYVEGASNPILVDHSVTYEGDKRTSGDQPLYRLARMDLAVFETEVWELVQDLEVLYDLMTQLDERDARRYEILRALDSALDAVDLCDVPGTAADARARLATVLAAPANSSAHRISAIGHAHIDSAWLWPLRETVRKVARTTSNMLGLMEEHPEFVFAMSQAQQLDWIKTHRPELFERVKKKIADGQFVPVGGMWVESDTNMVGGEAMARQFLYGKKFFMDEFGIETNNVWLPDSFGYTAAMPQIVKLSGSKWFLTQKISWSQVNKFPHHTFWWEGIDGTRVFTHFPPVDTYNSDLGGAQLAHAARNYQEKGRGSRSLAPFGWGDGGGGPTREQLGRAKRQRDLEGSPRVEIERPDAFFEKAHAEYEDAPVWAGELYLELHRGTYTSQAKTKQGNRHSESLLREAELWASTAAVKVPGYAYPYEDLERIWKTVLLHQFHDILPGSSIAWVHREARETYAKVREELTAITVAAQTALAGEGEEELVFNCAPHARRGIPAGGAGLPAAAAHPVTVEERHGGGHVLANGRLLVEIDGRGLIVSAYDLEAGRESVAPGAAANLLQIHPDFPNMWDAWDIDEFYRNKVTDLVDVDALEVAEAGPASGAVRVTRSFGLSRVVQTLTLRAGAKTVDIVTDVDWRETEKFLKAAFPLDVKAERSASETQFGHVYRATHTNTSWEGAKFEICAHRWIHAEEPGWGVAVLNDSTYGHDVTRDMRPDGGQTTTVRLSLLRAPRYPDPETDQGAHTLRFSLAPGAAVGDAVREGHALNLPERVLRGAGPVAPLVAVDTDAVVVESVKLAEDRSGDVIVRLYESRGGRAHATLAAGFPLSAAIESDLLERPLEGTAVSAPAPDGTIPLTLRPFQIVTLRLHRA, via the coding sequence ATGCACGACGACCGCAGCATCACCGAACACCGCCTCCGCCGTGTCCTCAAGGAGCGCATCAAGCCCGCCGTCCACTCGCGCTCGGTCCCGCTGACCGTCGAGCGCTGGGAGGCACCCGGCGAGCCCGTCCCCGTCGCCGAGGGCCTGGCGGCCTCCTACGAACCCTGCGCCATCGGCGACCTGTGGGGCCCGGCCTGGGGCACCACCTGGTTCAAGGTCACCGGCACCGTCCCCGCCGACTGGGCCGGCCGCACCGTCGAAGCCGTACTCGACCTCGGCTTCGACCGGATGATGCCCGGCTTCCAGTGCGAGGGCCTGGTCCACCGCGCCGACGGCGGCGAGGTCAAGGCGCTCAACCCGTACAACGACTGGGTGCGCGTCGCCGACCGCGCGGCCGGCGACGAGAGCATCGAGTGGTACGTCGAAGGCGCCTCCAACCCGATCCTCGTCGACCACTCCGTCACCTACGAGGGCGACAAGCGGACAAGCGGCGACCAGCCCCTCTACCGGCTCGCCCGGATGGACCTCGCCGTCTTCGAGACCGAGGTCTGGGAACTCGTACAGGACCTCGAAGTCCTCTACGACCTGATGACACAGCTCGACGAGCGCGATGCCCGGCGCTACGAGATCCTGCGCGCCCTCGACTCCGCCCTCGACGCGGTGGACCTCTGCGACGTCCCCGGCACCGCGGCCGACGCCCGCGCGCGGCTCGCCACCGTACTGGCCGCCCCCGCCAACTCCTCCGCGCACCGGATCAGCGCGATCGGCCACGCCCACATCGACTCCGCGTGGCTGTGGCCGCTGCGCGAGACCGTGCGCAAGGTCGCGCGGACCACCTCCAACATGCTGGGCCTGATGGAGGAGCACCCCGAGTTCGTCTTCGCCATGTCCCAGGCTCAGCAGCTCGACTGGATCAAGACCCACCGTCCCGAGCTCTTCGAGCGGGTCAAGAAGAAGATCGCCGACGGGCAGTTCGTGCCGGTCGGCGGCATGTGGGTCGAGTCCGACACCAACATGGTCGGCGGCGAGGCCATGGCCCGCCAGTTCCTGTACGGCAAGAAGTTCTTCATGGACGAGTTCGGCATCGAGACGAACAACGTCTGGCTGCCCGACTCCTTCGGCTACACCGCCGCCATGCCGCAGATCGTCAAGCTCTCCGGCTCGAAGTGGTTCCTGACGCAGAAGATCTCCTGGTCCCAGGTCAACAAGTTCCCCCACCACACCTTCTGGTGGGAGGGCATCGACGGCACCCGCGTCTTCACGCACTTCCCGCCGGTGGACACCTACAACTCCGACCTCGGCGGCGCCCAGCTGGCCCACGCCGCGCGCAACTACCAGGAGAAGGGCCGGGGTTCGCGCTCGCTGGCCCCCTTCGGCTGGGGTGACGGCGGCGGCGGCCCGACCCGCGAGCAGCTCGGCCGCGCCAAGCGGCAGCGGGACCTCGAAGGCTCCCCGCGCGTGGAGATCGAGCGCCCCGACGCGTTCTTCGAGAAGGCGCATGCCGAGTACGAGGACGCGCCCGTCTGGGCCGGCGAGCTCTACCTGGAGCTGCACCGCGGCACCTACACCTCCCAGGCCAAGACCAAGCAGGGCAACCGGCACAGCGAATCACTGCTCCGCGAGGCCGAGTTGTGGGCGTCCACGGCCGCGGTGAAGGTCCCGGGGTACGCGTACCCGTACGAGGACCTGGAGCGGATCTGGAAGACCGTGCTGCTCCACCAGTTCCACGACATCCTCCCCGGCTCCTCCATCGCCTGGGTGCACCGCGAGGCGCGCGAGACGTACGCCAAGGTGCGGGAGGAGCTGACGGCGATCACCGTGGCCGCGCAGACCGCTCTCGCGGGTGAGGGCGAGGAGGAGCTCGTCTTCAACTGCGCCCCGCACGCCCGGCGCGGGATCCCGGCCGGCGGGGCCGGCCTGCCGGCGGCGGCCGCGCACCCCGTCACGGTGGAGGAGCGGCACGGCGGCGGCCATGTCCTCGCCAACGGGCGGCTCCTCGTGGAGATCGACGGCCGCGGGCTGATCGTGTCCGCGTACGACCTGGAGGCCGGGCGGGAATCGGTCGCACCGGGGGCCGCCGCGAACCTGCTCCAGATCCACCCCGACTTCCCGAACATGTGGGACGCGTGGGACATCGACGAGTTCTACCGCAACAAGGTCACGGACCTGGTGGACGTGGACGCGCTGGAGGTCGCCGAGGCCGGTCCGGCATCGGGCGCCGTACGGGTGACCCGCTCCTTCGGCCTGTCCCGCGTCGTCCAGACGCTCACGCTCCGGGCCGGGGCCAAGACGGTGGACATCGTCACGGACGTGGACTGGCGCGAGACGGAGAAGTTCCTCAAGGCGGCCTTCCCGCTGGACGTCAAGGCCGAACGATCCGCCTCCGAAACGCAGTTCGGACACGTCTACCGGGCCACCCACACGAACACCTCTTGGGAGGGAGCCAAGTTCGAGATCTGTGCGCACCGCTGGATCCACGCGGAGGAGCCGGGCTGGGGGGTCGCGGTCCTCAACGACTCCACCTACGGCCACGACGTGACCCGCGACATGCGCCCCGACGGCGGCCAGACCACCACCGTCCGCCTCTCCCTCCTGCGGGCCCCGCGCTACCCCGACCCGGAGACCGACCAGGGCGCGCACACCCTGCGCTTCTCGCTGGCCCCCGGCGCGGCCGTCGGCGACGCGGTCCGCGAGGGGCACGCGCTGAACCTGCCGGAGCGCGTGCTGCGCGGCGCGGGCCCGGTCGCCCCGCTCGTCGCGGTCGACACGGACGCGGTGGTGGTCGAGTCGGTGAAGCTCGCCGAGGACCGCAGCGGCGACGTGATCGTCCGCCTCTACGAGTCCCGGGGCGGCCGCGCGCACGCCACCCTCGCGGCGGGCTTCCCGCTGTCGGCGGCCATCGAGAGCGACCTCCTGGAACGCCCCCTGGAGGGCACGGCCGTCTCCGCCCCCGCCCCGGACGGGACGATCCCGCTCACCCTGCGCCCGTTCCAGATCGTCACGCTCCGCCTCCACCGGGCCTGA
- a CDS encoding carbohydrate ABC transporter permease, producing the protein MSTLASLGDKAGKRVGADARRYWIGLAGRYATLLLMLVIMLGPIVWQFLTSIRGRTENVYDGVLPSQPTLDNYFRVAESFPLFQYVGNTLTVAVLAITSNMLFAAMGGYALSRAAWKGRKIVFTVLVATLMFPFESVMISMFLTVREMGLVDTLIGVWLPGAVSVLNIMIMRSAFLSVPKEVEEAAVLDGANEWTRFTRVFLPAAKGALAVVCITSFMGAWDDFLWPLLVLTNSDNYTLQLGLKTLAGATTVSDQRIIAAGAMAALIPMMLLFFALQRFFFKGVGEGAVKT; encoded by the coding sequence TTGAGCACCCTCGCTTCCCTCGGCGACAAGGCGGGCAAGCGCGTCGGAGCCGACGCGCGGCGGTACTGGATCGGCCTCGCCGGCCGGTACGCCACGCTCCTCCTGATGCTCGTGATCATGCTCGGACCGATCGTCTGGCAGTTCCTGACCTCGATCCGCGGCCGCACCGAGAACGTGTACGACGGGGTGCTGCCCTCGCAGCCCACCCTCGACAACTACTTCCGGGTCGCCGAGTCGTTCCCGCTGTTCCAGTACGTCGGCAACACCCTGACGGTGGCGGTCCTCGCCATCACCTCGAACATGCTCTTCGCGGCCATGGGCGGCTACGCCCTCTCCCGGGCCGCCTGGAAGGGCCGCAAGATCGTCTTCACCGTGCTGGTGGCGACGCTGATGTTCCCCTTCGAGTCCGTGATGATCTCGATGTTCCTCACGGTCCGCGAGATGGGCCTGGTCGACACCCTCATCGGTGTCTGGCTGCCCGGCGCGGTCTCCGTCCTCAACATCATGATCATGCGCTCGGCCTTCCTCTCCGTCCCCAAGGAGGTCGAGGAGGCCGCGGTCCTGGACGGCGCGAACGAGTGGACCCGCTTCACCCGGGTCTTCCTCCCCGCCGCCAAGGGAGCCCTGGCCGTCGTCTGCATCACCAGCTTCATGGGCGCCTGGGACGACTTCCTCTGGCCGCTGCTGGTGCTGACCAACAGCGACAACTACACCCTCCAGCTCGGCCTGAAGACCCTGGCCGGCGCCACCACCGTCAGCGACCAGCGGATCATCGCCGCCGGTGCGATGGCCGCGCTGATCCCGATGATGCTGCTCTTCTTCGCCCTTCAGCGCTTCTTCTTCAAGGGCGTCGGCGAGGGAGCCGTCAAGACCTGA
- a CDS encoding carbohydrate ABC transporter permease: MEAETGLRHRKWWTPYLFLAPGLIMVTMFSLWPFVNTVILSFTDAQILRGGGFVGFDNYTHAFADSDFWVATGNSVLYLVVVVPCLVFLPLALAVLVQTRVPGIGFFRSAFYTPVIASAVVVGLIWQWVLRSDGLVNTLFQKLSIISEPIPFLTDSTMLLVSAMIVTVWKGLGYYMVFYLAALGNVSTSLYEAAALDGAGPVRRFFSITVPQVKPMMLLVGTLSAISALRVFTEIYILGGESGGPGGGARTLPFLIRQVGLGFSGETGYAAAISILLFLLTLVFSLLGRRLSKGDES; this comes from the coding sequence ATGGAGGCCGAGACCGGGCTGCGTCACCGCAAGTGGTGGACCCCGTACCTCTTCCTCGCCCCGGGCCTGATCATGGTGACGATGTTCAGCCTCTGGCCGTTCGTCAACACCGTTATCCTCTCCTTCACCGACGCGCAGATCCTGCGCGGCGGCGGGTTCGTCGGCTTCGACAACTACACCCACGCCTTCGCCGACTCCGACTTCTGGGTCGCCACCGGCAACAGCGTGCTGTACCTCGTGGTCGTCGTCCCGTGTCTGGTCTTCCTGCCGCTGGCCCTCGCCGTCCTCGTCCAGACGAGGGTCCCCGGCATCGGCTTCTTCCGCTCGGCGTTCTACACCCCGGTGATCGCCTCGGCCGTGGTCGTCGGCCTCATCTGGCAGTGGGTGCTGCGCAGCGACGGCCTGGTCAACACGCTGTTCCAGAAGCTGAGCATCATCTCCGAGCCGATCCCGTTCCTGACCGACAGCACCATGCTGCTGGTCTCCGCGATGATCGTGACCGTGTGGAAGGGCCTCGGCTACTACATGGTCTTCTACCTCGCGGCCCTCGGAAACGTCTCCACCTCGCTCTACGAGGCAGCCGCGCTCGACGGCGCGGGCCCGGTCCGCCGCTTCTTCAGCATCACCGTCCCCCAGGTGAAGCCGATGATGCTGCTGGTCGGCACCCTCTCCGCGATCTCCGCGCTCCGCGTCTTCACCGAGATCTACATCCTCGGCGGCGAGAGCGGCGGTCCCGGCGGCGGCGCCCGTACGCTGCCCTTCCTCATCCGGCAGGTCGGCCTCGGCTTCTCCGGCGAGACCGGATACGCGGCCGCCATCTCCATCCTGTTGTTCCTCCTGACGCTGGTCTTCAGCCTGCTGGGCCGCCGTCTCTCGAAGGGAGACGAAAGTTGA
- a CDS encoding ABC transporter substrate-binding protein, producing the protein MTRKNVTRIAITTLVAGTFFATSACGMSGGAGDVKEGEKTGKVAGQITFRTLQLKPMFTSYVQGVIDAFEKQYPDAKVKWEDVPGDGYNEKIVADAQAGALPDVVNLSTDSFQLLGDRGMLADVAKLDPEVAKDYVPGAWEQFKLPGKGDSVFAYPWYVTPEILTYNKDLFEKVGLDPAKPPTSVEQFFDYAEQIAAKSGGKYSAFMADPKGRLPGDWQKMGVPILNEKQDRFTFDTDKAVEWVERMKDLYAKGAMPKESLLKQDDINQLYGGGKIVFGPGSPGFVKDIKQNAPQIYANTQVANAVTGQLGHIGIYAQSLGIKKDTKHMDAATEFAKWLTNGPNQVEFSKHATIYPSNATGLADPFFAEKGDGKDAETLARAVGAEQLKTAGLDANTPVQWTNQVGDVVVREMQKAIKGEQDAKAAVKKAQEEANKLLAKSVQQ; encoded by the coding sequence ATGACCCGTAAGAACGTGACCCGCATTGCCATCACCACCCTCGTGGCCGGCACTTTCTTCGCGACCTCCGCGTGCGGCATGAGCGGTGGCGCCGGAGACGTGAAGGAGGGGGAGAAGACCGGCAAGGTGGCCGGTCAGATCACGTTCCGCACGCTCCAGTTGAAGCCCATGTTCACGTCGTACGTCCAGGGGGTCATCGACGCGTTCGAGAAGCAGTACCCGGACGCGAAGGTCAAGTGGGAGGACGTGCCGGGCGACGGCTACAACGAGAAGATCGTCGCCGACGCCCAGGCCGGCGCCCTCCCCGACGTGGTCAACCTCTCCACCGACTCCTTCCAGCTCCTCGGCGACCGCGGCATGCTGGCCGACGTCGCGAAGCTCGACCCCGAGGTGGCCAAGGACTACGTCCCCGGCGCCTGGGAGCAGTTCAAGCTGCCCGGCAAGGGCGACAGCGTGTTCGCCTACCCCTGGTACGTGACCCCGGAGATCCTCACGTACAACAAGGACCTCTTCGAGAAGGTCGGTCTCGACCCGGCAAAGCCGCCGACCAGCGTCGAGCAGTTCTTCGACTACGCCGAGCAGATCGCCGCCAAGTCCGGGGGCAAGTACTCCGCCTTCATGGCCGACCCCAAGGGCCGGCTGCCCGGGGACTGGCAGAAGATGGGCGTCCCGATCCTGAACGAGAAGCAGGACCGGTTCACCTTCGACACCGACAAGGCCGTCGAGTGGGTCGAGCGGATGAAGGACCTCTACGCCAAGGGCGCCATGCCCAAGGAGTCCCTGCTCAAGCAGGACGACATCAACCAGCTCTACGGCGGCGGCAAGATCGTCTTCGGCCCCGGCTCCCCGGGGTTCGTCAAGGACATCAAGCAGAACGCCCCGCAGATCTACGCGAACACGCAGGTCGCGAACGCCGTCACCGGGCAGCTCGGCCACATCGGCATCTACGCCCAGTCGCTCGGCATCAAGAAGGACACCAAGCACATGGACGCGGCGACCGAGTTCGCCAAGTGGCTCACCAACGGGCCCAACCAGGTGGAGTTCTCCAAGCACGCCACCATCTACCCGTCCAACGCCACCGGCCTCGCCGACCCCTTCTTCGCCGAAAAGGGCGACGGCAAGGACGCGGAGACGCTGGCCCGCGCCGTCGGCGCCGAACAGCTGAAGACCGCCGGACTCGACGCCAACACCCCCGTCCAGTGGACCAACCAGGTCGGCGACGTGGTCGTGCGCGAGATGCAGAAGGCCATCAAGGGCGAGCAGGACGCCAAGGCGGCGGTGAAGAAGGCGCAGGAGGAGGCGAACAAGCTGCTCGCCAAGTCGGTCCAGCAGTGA